Proteins found in one Seonamhaeicola sp. S2-3 genomic segment:
- a CDS encoding DUF922 domain-containing protein, with protein sequence MIRILIVFCSFFLIQDEPVLSWKESYKLTWSDFKGTPNLRDSAVAVTASGVSFGFSIKQTNKEVTDFSTQVHAHFYPEQSWYKPDRADLHVLSHEQLHFDITELHARKLRYEISKLKITNHVKRELKTLQKNINIELKKLQDKYDLETNFSRNKEAQAQWETYISHELKKFSKYKSN encoded by the coding sequence GTGATTAGAATTCTTATTGTTTTCTGTAGTTTTTTTCTAATTCAAGATGAACCCGTATTATCTTGGAAAGAGTCTTACAAACTCACTTGGTCTGATTTTAAAGGCACACCTAATTTACGTGATAGTGCAGTAGCGGTTACAGCTTCTGGTGTTTCTTTTGGGTTTTCCATTAAGCAAACTAACAAGGAAGTAACTGATTTTTCTACTCAAGTACATGCACATTTTTATCCAGAACAATCTTGGTATAAACCAGATAGGGCAGACCTTCATGTATTAAGCCATGAGCAGTTACATTTTGATATTACCGAGTTGCATGCCAGAAAGTTAAGGTATGAGATTAGTAAACTTAAAATAACAAATCATGTTAAAAGAGAGTTGAAAACTCTTCAAAAAAACATTAATATAGAATTAAAAAAGTTACAGGATAAATACGATTTAGAAACCAATTTTTCTAGAAATAAAGAAGCTCAGGCACAATGGGAAACCTATATTAGCCATGAGCTAAAAAAGTTTTCAAAGTATAAATCAAATTAA
- a CDS encoding LysM peptidoglycan-binding domain-containing protein → MTKFFSIFCFLCFFGFGIVQAQNYSTHKVKKGETVEGIAKQYYVTPLDIYKLNPEAKAGLKPNTILIIPKSKVEIKTTVVKELQGFKTHKTKRKETLYSLSKKYNVEEADIKKHNKFLYANPLRKGDKLQIPIFKTTEVTEAVEPYRTYIVKPKEGKWRIAYKFGITIAELESINPDMGEVLKEGQEIKVPNIEDEAEKVVDEEFSYYKVLPKEGFYRLKLKLGLEQSEIEALNPGLAESGLKAGMILKIPFNEALSEEKEHKINLVDSISDYTTKHIAVMLPFRLSKVDFDSISGIKKSIKRDPYLDASLDFHSGVLMAVDSLKALGISLKVDVFDTKNQISEVADIIDNNNLEEVDAVIGPLTSKNFEKAASKLKAAHVPVVSPIGTNLKLYDNVFQSRASDDLLKRKVVNFVKADTLSSNIVIISDSKHTAISNSLKQEFIAAKQVYSKKDKEGADKYYVNRQDIEKVLKPGNNMVFLETKNSGFVSNVTSILASLIQKDDKAKRIEQRDIVLITTNFNKAFEGDEVSNEHLSKLQFHYATTSKSYDETNSFVKNYKRKYNITPNKRAVKGFDLTMDVVLRLVSSDDLFMSVKKAPVTEYVENKFAYKKKMFGGYYNDTVYLVKYQDLTIVEVKQ, encoded by the coding sequence ATGACTAAATTCTTTTCCATTTTTTGTTTTCTATGTTTTTTTGGTTTTGGCATAGTACAGGCACAAAATTACAGCACACATAAAGTTAAAAAAGGCGAAACTGTTGAAGGTATTGCTAAACAATATTACGTTACACCTCTTGATATTTACAAGTTAAATCCAGAGGCAAAAGCGGGGTTAAAACCCAATACCATTTTAATAATTCCAAAGTCTAAAGTTGAAATAAAAACAACGGTAGTTAAGGAATTACAAGGATTTAAAACCCATAAAACAAAAAGAAAAGAAACTTTATATAGTTTATCTAAGAAGTACAATGTAGAAGAAGCAGATATAAAAAAGCATAATAAGTTTTTGTATGCAAACCCACTAAGAAAGGGTGATAAACTTCAAATACCTATTTTTAAAACTACAGAAGTTACAGAAGCCGTAGAACCTTATAGAACTTACATAGTTAAACCTAAAGAAGGAAAATGGCGAATAGCTTATAAGTTTGGAATTACCATAGCTGAATTAGAAAGTATAAATCCAGATATGGGAGAGGTTTTAAAAGAAGGTCAAGAAATTAAAGTACCTAATATAGAAGATGAAGCAGAAAAAGTAGTAGATGAAGAATTTAGTTATTACAAAGTATTACCAAAAGAAGGTTTTTATAGGTTAAAATTAAAACTAGGCTTAGAACAATCTGAAATAGAAGCACTAAACCCTGGTTTAGCTGAAAGTGGCCTAAAAGCAGGTATGATTCTTAAAATACCTTTTAATGAAGCTCTTTCTGAAGAAAAGGAACATAAAATTAATTTAGTAGATAGTATTTCTGATTATACTACCAAGCATATTGCTGTTATGTTGCCTTTTAGATTGAGTAAGGTAGATTTTGATTCTATTTCAGGTATTAAAAAAAGTATTAAAAGAGACCCCTATTTAGATGCGTCGTTAGACTTTCATTCAGGGGTATTAATGGCTGTAGATTCTTTAAAAGCTTTAGGTATTTCACTTAAAGTTGATGTCTTTGACACAAAAAATCAAATAAGTGAAGTAGCAGATATTATTGATAATAATAATTTAGAAGAAGTAGATGCAGTTATTGGTCCGTTAACATCAAAGAACTTTGAAAAAGCAGCTTCTAAATTAAAGGCAGCACATGTTCCTGTAGTATCACCCATTGGTACAAACTTAAAATTGTATGATAATGTTTTTCAATCTAGAGCATCAGATGATTTGCTTAAAAGAAAAGTTGTAAATTTTGTAAAGGCAGATACGTTATCAAGTAATATTGTAATTATTTCAGATTCAAAACATACAGCTATATCAAACAGTTTAAAACAAGAATTTATTGCTGCAAAGCAAGTGTACTCTAAGAAAGATAAAGAAGGAGCAGATAAATATTATGTAAACAGACAAGATATTGAAAAAGTTTTAAAACCAGGTAATAACATGGTGTTTTTAGAAACCAAAAACTCTGGGTTTGTCTCAAACGTAACAAGTATTTTGGCATCTTTAATTCAAAAAGACGATAAAGCAAAAAGAATTGAACAACGAGATATTGTTTTAATAACCACCAATTTTAATAAAGCATTTGAAGGCGATGAGGTATCTAATGAGCATCTATCTAAACTTCAATTTCATTATGCAACCACCTCTAAAAGTTATGATGAAACCAATTCTTTTGTAAAGAACTATAAACGTAAATATAATATAACACCAAACAAAAGAGCCGTAAAAGGTTTTGATTTAACAATGGATGTTGTGTTGCGCTTAGTGTCTTCTGATGATTTATTTATGTCTGTAAAAAAAGCACCAGTTACAGAATATGTAGAAAACAAATTTGCTTACAAAAAGAAAATGTTTGGAGGTTACTATAATGACACGGTGTATTTAGTTAAATATCAAGATTTAACAATTGTAGAAGTGAAACAATAA
- the bshC gene encoding bacillithiol biosynthesis cysteine-adding enzyme BshC — MSSDTISFKQTGYFSSLICNYIDGNPDLKPFYNRFPEVDNFQVQIKEKQQSALVSNSNRNVLVKVLKEQYKNLNTSDLTLQNIEALKSDKTFTITTGHQLNLFTGPLYFLYKIVSTINLTKELKKQYPEFNFVPVYWMATEDHDFDEINYFNFKGKKIQWNRESYGAVGELSTKGLEDVLEVLKGEFGHSNNAEYLKELFKTAYLQHNNLASATRYLANELFKAYGLVIIDANNKELKRLFIPYIEDELLNNTSFKAVSETSKELSKNYNIQVNPREINLFYITDNLRERIVFEDGVYSVLNTNISWSKSEIQKELAEFPERFSPNVIMRPLYQEVILPNLCYIGGGGELAYWFQLKQMFGKFNVTFPILLLRNSVLIQTENQFKKLKNLGVSKEDIFLKRDTFINKKVREISNIEIDFSEQKQHLKKQFETLFSLAKQTDKSFLGAVKAQEVKQLKGLDKLEKRLLKAQKKVLSDQVFRMTELQNQLFPNGSLQERNTNFSEFYLEFGENLIPKLIENLKPLQSEFLILKM, encoded by the coding sequence ATGTCATCAGACACTATTTCATTTAAACAAACAGGCTATTTTTCATCATTAATTTGCAATTATATAGATGGAAACCCAGATTTAAAACCGTTTTATAATAGATTTCCAGAAGTAGATAATTTTCAAGTACAAATAAAGGAAAAACAACAGTCTGCTTTAGTTTCAAATTCTAATAGAAACGTTTTAGTAAAAGTTTTAAAAGAGCAATATAAAAACCTTAACACTTCAGATTTAACTTTACAGAATATTGAAGCTTTAAAAAGCGATAAAACTTTTACAATTACCACAGGGCATCAGCTTAATTTGTTTACGGGACCGCTTTATTTCCTATACAAAATAGTATCAACAATTAATCTTACCAAAGAATTAAAAAAACAATATCCAGAGTTTAATTTTGTGCCCGTTTATTGGATGGCTACAGAAGATCACGATTTTGATGAAATAAACTACTTTAATTTTAAAGGAAAAAAAATTCAATGGAATAGAGAATCTTATGGAGCTGTAGGCGAATTGTCAACTAAAGGATTAGAAGATGTTTTAGAAGTTTTAAAAGGTGAATTTGGCCATAGCAATAATGCAGAATATTTAAAAGAACTATTTAAAACCGCATACTTGCAACATAACAACCTTGCAAGTGCTACTAGATATTTAGCTAATGAACTTTTTAAAGCCTATGGTTTAGTTATTATTGATGCTAATAACAAAGAATTAAAGCGTTTGTTCATTCCTTATATTGAAGACGAATTGCTTAATAATACGTCTTTTAAAGCGGTTTCAGAAACTAGTAAAGAGCTCTCGAAAAATTATAATATTCAAGTAAACCCAAGAGAGATTAATCTGTTTTATATTACAGATAATTTACGTGAACGTATTGTTTTTGAAGATGGTGTTTATAGTGTTTTAAATACCAATATTTCTTGGAGTAAAAGTGAAATTCAAAAAGAACTAGCAGAGTTCCCAGAACGGTTTTCACCCAATGTTATTATGCGTCCGCTATACCAAGAGGTAATTTTACCTAATCTCTGTTATATTGGTGGCGGCGGTGAGTTGGCTTATTGGTTTCAGCTAAAACAAATGTTTGGTAAATTTAATGTAACTTTTCCAATATTGTTACTCCGTAATTCAGTGTTAATTCAAACCGAAAATCAATTTAAAAAACTAAAAAACCTAGGTGTTTCTAAAGAAGATATCTTTTTAAAAAGAGACACCTTTATTAATAAAAAAGTGAGAGAAATATCTAATATTGAAATAGATTTTTCTGAACAAAAACAGCATTTAAAAAAACAGTTTGAAACATTATTTTCTTTAGCAAAACAAACCGATAAATCCTTTTTAGGAGCTGTAAAAGCACAAGAAGTAAAACAATTAAAAGGCTTAGATAAATTAGAAAAACGATTGTTAAAGGCTCAAAAAAAGGTGCTGTCAGATCAAGTTTTTCGAATGACAGAACTTCAAAACCAATTGTTTCCAAACGGAAGTTTGCAAGAGCGTAATACCAATTTTTCTGAGTTTTATTTAGAGTTTGGTGAAAATTTAATCCCTAAACTTATAGAAAATTTAAAACCACTTCAAAGTGAGTTTCTAATATTAAAAATGTAA
- a CDS encoding aminotransferase class V-fold PLP-dependent enzyme — protein sequence MHKIDIDLVEMTMDVMKYTIDRVSATKRAIGKPKKEEELKELVGETITPEGIGGEYAFKLWKKHLSKATVPIDHPRHLAFVSAAPTRAAIMFDLVTSASSIHGAYWMEGAGGIFCENEAMSWIVSLTGLPQGAFGVFTSGGTAANLSAIVTAREYWRENEAFKSEKGLIITSIGAHSSIKAMAKVADVDILLVDTEDVLHGEALKNCINNLTEQQRKRLFAVVATGGTTNAGIIDDLDGIASVCEKENLWFHVDAAYGGGALVADSVRHLFKGIERADSITIDPHKWMFSPYDCGAVIYKDPELAKRAHAQEGSYLEIFKDEGANGFNPSDYQIQLTRRVRGLPLWFSLAMHGTEKYKEAVERGLELAQIAGKMIAEKPHVELVRDPSLSCVLYRRKGWNADDYKHWTYENHRKGFALVTPTKWRKPDGFETVSRFCFINPDTTEDDIEAILDSMV from the coding sequence ATGCATAAGATTGATATAGATTTAGTTGAAATGACTATGGATGTAATGAAATATACCATAGATAGGGTTTCAGCTACCAAAAGAGCAATAGGTAAACCTAAAAAAGAAGAAGAATTAAAGGAACTAGTAGGAGAAACCATTACACCAGAAGGAATAGGAGGTGAGTATGCTTTTAAGTTATGGAAAAAACACTTATCAAAAGCCACTGTACCCATAGATCACCCAAGGCATTTAGCTTTTGTATCTGCAGCACCAACTAGAGCTGCTATTATGTTTGATTTGGTAACATCGGCTTCAAGTATTCACGGAGCTTATTGGATGGAAGGGGCTGGTGGTATTTTTTGCGAAAATGAAGCAATGAGTTGGATAGTGTCATTAACAGGATTACCCCAAGGCGCTTTTGGTGTTTTTACAAGCGGAGGTACTGCAGCAAACCTATCGGCTATTGTTACAGCACGAGAATACTGGAGAGAAAATGAGGCTTTTAAATCAGAAAAAGGATTAATTATAACCTCTATTGGGGCGCACTCATCAATAAAAGCAATGGCTAAAGTTGCCGATGTTGATATTTTGTTAGTAGATACTGAAGATGTTTTACATGGTGAAGCCTTAAAAAATTGCATAAATAATTTAACAGAACAGCAGCGTAAACGTTTGTTTGCGGTAGTAGCAACAGGAGGCACAACAAATGCAGGTATTATTGATGATTTAGATGGAATAGCTTCGGTTTGCGAAAAAGAAAATTTATGGTTTCATGTAGATGCTGCTTACGGTGGAGGCGCTTTAGTAGCAGACTCTGTAAGGCATTTGTTTAAAGGCATTGAAAGAGCTGATAGCATTACAATAGATCCTCATAAATGGATGTTTTCTCCGTATGATTGCGGAGCCGTAATTTATAAAGATCCAGAATTAGCTAAAAGAGCACATGCACAAGAGGGATCTTATTTAGAAATATTTAAAGACGAAGGTGCCAATGGGTTTAATCCGTCAGATTATCAAATTCAACTAACAAGGCGTGTAAGAGGTTTACCTTTATGGTTTTCTTTAGCTATGCATGGCACAGAGAAATATAAAGAAGCCGTAGAGCGTGGATTAGAATTAGCACAAATAGCGGGTAAAATGATAGCAGAAAAACCACATGTTGAATTGGTAAGAGACCCAAGTTTATCTTGTGTTTTATATAGAAGAAAAGGATGGAATGCAGATGATTATAAACATTGGACTTATGAGAATCACAGAAAAGGATTTGCTTTAGTAACTCCTACAAAATGGCGAAAACCCGATGGTTTTGAAACCGTATCACGCTTCTGTTTTATTAATCCAGACACCACAGAAGATGATATTGAAGCTATTTTAGATTCTATGGTTTAA
- the guaA gene encoding glutamine-hydrolyzing GMP synthase, producing MQHDKVLILDFGSQYTQLIARRVRELNIYSEIHPFNKIPNNLQEYKAVILSGSPNSVRGEDALHPDLSEIRGKKPVLAVCYGAQYLAHFSGGEVAPSNTREYGRANLSFIKSNEPFFAHIHTGSQVWMSHSDTIKQLPTNGVLIASTHDVKNAAYRIEGEETYAIQFHPEVYHSTDGKQLLENFLVSIAGLHQDWTPDSFIEETVEAIEEKVGNEKVVLGLSGGVDSTVAAVLLNKAIGKNLYCIFVNNGLLRKNEFENVLNQYEGMGLNVKGVDASARFLNALKGIEDPEQKRKAIGNAFIEVFDDEAHKIEDVTFLAQGTIYPDVIESVSATGGPSATIKSHHNVGGLPDFMKLKIVEPLRAIFKDEVRRVGKSLGINPELLGRHPFPGPGLGIRILGDITAEKVRILQEVDHIFISGLKEWGLYDKVWQAGAMLLPVNSVGVMGDERTYEKCVALRAVESTDGMTADWVNLPYEFLQKISNDIINKVKGVNRVVYDISSKPPATIEWE from the coding sequence ATGCAACATGACAAGGTACTAATTTTAGACTTCGGATCGCAATACACACAACTTATTGCTCGTAGAGTTAGGGAACTCAACATTTATTCCGAAATACATCCATTTAATAAAATTCCAAACAACCTACAAGAGTATAAAGCGGTTATACTTTCTGGTAGCCCAAATTCTGTTAGAGGGGAAGATGCATTGCATCCAGATCTTTCAGAAATTCGCGGTAAAAAACCAGTATTAGCCGTTTGTTACGGAGCACAATATTTGGCACATTTTTCTGGTGGAGAAGTGGCACCTTCAAACACAAGAGAGTATGGGAGGGCTAATTTATCGTTCATAAAAAGTAATGAGCCATTTTTTGCACATATTCATACTGGTAGTCAAGTTTGGATGAGTCATTCAGATACTATTAAACAATTGCCTACTAATGGCGTTTTAATAGCTAGTACGCATGACGTTAAAAATGCAGCTTATAGAATTGAAGGCGAAGAAACGTATGCCATTCAATTTCATCCTGAAGTATACCATTCTACCGATGGAAAACAACTATTAGAGAATTTTTTAGTAAGTATTGCTGGCTTACACCAAGATTGGACACCAGACTCTTTTATAGAAGAAACTGTAGAAGCCATTGAAGAAAAAGTAGGTAATGAAAAAGTAGTTTTAGGTCTTTCAGGTGGAGTAGATTCTACGGTAGCGGCAGTATTGTTAAACAAAGCTATAGGCAAAAACTTGTACTGCATTTTTGTTAATAATGGTTTATTGCGCAAAAATGAATTTGAAAATGTACTAAATCAATATGAAGGCATGGGGCTTAACGTAAAAGGGGTTGATGCATCAGCACGTTTTTTAAATGCCCTAAAAGGTATTGAAGACCCAGAGCAAAAACGTAAAGCTATTGGTAATGCGTTTATTGAAGTTTTTGATGATGAAGCTCATAAAATTGAAGATGTTACCTTTTTAGCTCAAGGTACTATTTATCCCGATGTTATTGAAAGTGTATCTGCTACAGGAGGACCTTCAGCAACTATAAAAAGTCATCATAATGTTGGTGGATTACCAGACTTTATGAAACTTAAAATAGTAGAACCATTACGCGCCATTTTTAAAGATGAAGTGCGTAGAGTAGGTAAGTCTTTAGGAATTAACCCCGAGCTTTTGGGACGTCATCCATTTCCTGGTCCTGGATTAGGAATTAGAATTCTAGGAGATATTACTGCCGAAAAAGTGCGCATTCTGCAAGAGGTAGACCATATTTTTATTAGTGGTTTAAAAGAATGGGGACTTTATGATAAAGTATGGCAAGCAGGTGCTATGTTGTTGCCAGTAAATAGCGTTGGTGTTATGGGTGATGAGCGTACTTACGAAAAGTGTGTGGCTTTAAGAGCTGTAGAAAGTACCGATGGAATGACTGCCGATTGGGTAAACCTGCCTTATGAATTTCTTCAAAAAATATCAAATGATATAATAAATAAAGTAAAAGGCGTTAATAGAGTAGTTTATGATATAAGCTCTAAACCACCTGCAACCATCGAATGGGAATAA
- a CDS encoding DNA gyrase/topoisomerase IV subunit A — protein sequence MIEEGEDLNNKPEESKETITRVTGMYKDWFLDYASYVILERAVPAIEDGFKPVQRRIMHSMKDLDDGRYNKVANIVGHTMQYHPHGDASIADAMVQIGQKDLLIDTQGNWGNILTGDSAAASRYIEARLSKFALDVVYSPKITEWQASYDGRRKEPVNLPVKFPLLLAQGGEGIAVGLSTKILPHNFIELIDASIKHLQGKRFTLLPDFPTAGIADFSNYNDGNRGGKVRVRAKISQLDKNTLVITEIPYGTTTSSLIDSILKANDKGKIKIKKIEDNTAAEVEILVHLPSGLSPDKTIDALYAFTSCESSISPLGCVIEDNKPLFIGVSEMLRRSTDNTVQLLKQELEIKLGELEEQWHFASLERIFIENRIYRDIEEEETWDGVITAIDKGLKPHIKHLKRAITEDDIVRLTEIRIKRISKFDIDKAQQKIDALEEQIAEVKHHLANIIDYTITYFKRLKKEYGEGRERKTEIRTFDDVDATRVVIRNIKLYVNRAEGFIGTSLRRDEYVCDCSDIDDIIVFTKAGKMMVTKVDAKTFIGKDIIHVAVFKKKDKRTIYNLIYRDGKKGPSYIKRFAVTAMTRDREYDVTNGNKGSQILYFSANPNGEAEVVTVHLRQAGSIKKLKWDIDFADILIKGRASKGNLVTKYTVKRIELKEKGVSTLKPRKIWFDETVQRLNVDGRGELIGEFRGEDKLLIINQKGIVKTVTPEVTMHFDDDMVVLEKWNPKKPISVIYFHGEKQIYYVKRFLIENENKEESFIPDVPNSQLEIVSTDWKPMAEIVFAKERGKDRKDNLEINLEEFIAIKGINAIGNQLTKDKVNQINLLDPLPYEAPDEVHADDLEVVDEKEVSSEDPNDDKEGTDDGQTALF from the coding sequence ATGATTGAGGAAGGCGAAGATTTAAATAACAAACCAGAAGAGTCAAAAGAAACAATTACCCGGGTAACGGGTATGTATAAAGATTGGTTTTTAGATTACGCCTCATACGTTATACTAGAGCGTGCAGTACCAGCTATTGAAGATGGTTTTAAACCAGTACAGCGTCGTATAATGCACTCTATGAAAGATCTTGACGATGGGCGCTATAACAAAGTAGCAAACATTGTAGGGCATACTATGCAGTATCATCCACATGGAGATGCAAGTATAGCCGATGCCATGGTTCAAATTGGCCAGAAAGATTTGCTTATAGACACCCAAGGTAACTGGGGAAATATACTAACAGGAGATAGCGCCGCGGCCTCTAGGTATATAGAGGCGCGCCTCTCTAAATTTGCTCTAGATGTAGTATATAGCCCTAAAATTACAGAATGGCAAGCTAGTTATGATGGCCGAAGAAAAGAGCCTGTTAATTTACCTGTTAAGTTTCCGTTGCTATTAGCACAAGGTGGCGAGGGGATTGCTGTTGGGCTTTCAACCAAAATATTACCACACAATTTTATAGAGTTAATAGATGCTTCAATTAAGCACTTACAAGGTAAACGTTTTACTTTACTTCCAGATTTTCCAACTGCAGGAATAGCAGATTTCTCAAATTATAATGATGGAAATAGAGGTGGTAAAGTACGTGTTCGTGCCAAAATTTCTCAATTAGATAAAAACACACTTGTAATCACAGAAATACCTTACGGAACTACCACATCATCTTTAATAGATTCTATTTTAAAAGCCAACGACAAGGGCAAAATTAAAATTAAAAAAATAGAAGATAACACCGCTGCTGAGGTTGAAATTTTAGTGCATTTACCATCAGGATTGTCGCCAGATAAAACTATTGATGCATTGTACGCTTTTACTAGCTGTGAATCTTCAATTTCGCCATTAGGCTGTGTCATAGAAGACAATAAACCTCTATTTATAGGGGTTTCAGAAATGTTGCGCCGTTCAACAGATAACACCGTTCAGCTTTTAAAACAAGAGCTAGAAATAAAACTAGGGGAGTTAGAAGAGCAGTGGCATTTTGCTTCACTTGAGCGTATTTTTATTGAGAACAGAATTTATCGTGATATTGAAGAAGAAGAAACTTGGGATGGTGTAATAACTGCTATTGACAAAGGACTAAAACCTCATATTAAACATTTAAAACGCGCCATAACAGAAGACGATATTGTGCGTTTAACCGAAATTAGAATTAAAAGAATTTCAAAATTTGATATAGATAAAGCACAACAAAAAATTGATGCTTTAGAAGAACAAATAGCAGAGGTAAAACATCATTTAGCTAACATTATAGATTACACCATAACTTATTTTAAAAGGCTTAAAAAAGAATATGGAGAAGGAAGAGAGCGTAAAACTGAGATTAGAACTTTTGATGATGTAGATGCCACAAGAGTAGTTATTAGAAACATAAAACTATATGTAAATAGAGCCGAAGGTTTTATAGGAACATCATTAAGAAGAGACGAGTATGTTTGTGATTGTAGTGATATAGATGACATTATTGTTTTTACCAAAGCCGGTAAAATGATGGTTACAAAAGTTGATGCTAAAACTTTTATTGGTAAAGACATTATTCATGTAGCTGTATTTAAAAAGAAAGATAAACGCACCATTTATAATTTAATTTATAGAGATGGTAAAAAAGGTCCTTCATACATTAAGCGGTTTGCAGTTACTGCAATGACAAGAGATAGAGAGTATGATGTAACTAACGGAAACAAAGGCTCACAAATACTTTATTTTTCAGCTAATCCTAACGGAGAAGCAGAGGTTGTTACAGTTCATTTAAGACAAGCAGGAAGTATAAAAAAACTTAAATGGGATATTGATTTTGCCGATATTTTAATAAAAGGGCGCGCATCAAAAGGTAACTTAGTAACAAAATATACCGTAAAACGTATAGAGTTAAAAGAAAAAGGAGTTTCTACCTTAAAGCCCAGAAAAATTTGGTTTGATGAAACCGTACAACGTTTAAATGTTGATGGCAGAGGTGAATTAATTGGTGAGTTTAGAGGTGAAGATAAGCTACTAATAATAAACCAAAAAGGCATAGTTAAAACAGTTACACCAGAGGTTACTATGCATTTTGATGATGATATGGTAGTGCTAGAAAAATGGAACCCCAAAAAACCTATATCTGTAATATATTTTCATGGTGAAAAACAAATCTATTACGTAAAAAGATTTTTAATTGAAAACGAAAATAAAGAGGAAAGTTTTATACCAGATGTTCCTAATTCGCAATTAGAAATTGTTTCTACAGATTGGAAACCAATGGCAGAAATTGTTTTTGCTAAAGAAAGGGGTAAAGACAGAAAAGATAATCTTGAAATTAATTTAGAAGAATTTATAGCCATTAAAGGTATAAATGCTATTGGTAATCAATTAACTAAAGATAAGGTGAATCAAATTAATTTATTAGATCCTTTACCTTATGAAGCTCCAGATGAAGTACATGCTGATGATTTAGAAGTTGTAGATGAAAAAGAAGTATCATCAGAAGACCCAAATGATGATAAAGAAGGTACAGATGATGGGCAAACGGCTTTATTTTAA